In Microbacterium profundi, the DNA window GCAGAACCCGACCGGGGTGAGCCTCTCCCCCGCACGCGCCGCGGCGTTGCGGGAACTGCTGGCCGAGCATCCGTACGTCCTGATCATCGAGGACGACCACTTCTCGATGCTCTCCTCCCGTGGGTATGAGAGCCTGATTGGCCCTGATCACAAGCGCTTCGCGCTGTTGCGGTCGGTGTCGAAGTTCCTGGGTCCGGACATGTGCCTCGCGGTCGCGGCGACGGATCCGGAGACCGCCGAGCGGCTCGCCATGCGGCTGAGCCCCGGCACGACCTGGGTGAGCCACCTGCTGCAGCGCCTGACGCTGGGACTGCTCGAAGACAGCGGCGTGCGCACAGCGATCCGAGCCGCGGGCACGCACTACGCCGAACGCAACGCCGCGTTCGCGGAGCAGCTGCGCGCACACGGTATCGAGACCCGCTACGTGGACGGAATGAATCTCTGGGTCGAACTGCCGATCCCCGCGCAGATCGTTTCGGAGCGGCTGATGCGTCGTGGCTGGCTGGTGCGGACCGGTGACGGATTCTCGCTCACGAACGCGGACACGCCGTCACATCATCTGCGGCTCACCGTGCACGATCTGACAGACGATGACGCGGCGCAGCTCGTCGAGGACATCGCCGGCGCGGTGCGCTGAGGTGCGCGTGGCGGCATCGAGCAGTGAGAAGATCGAAGGATGAAGATCCTCTCGATCCAGTCAGCTGTCGCCTACGGCCACGTCGGCAACTCCGCCGCGGTGTTCCCCCTGCAGCGCATCGGCGTCGACGTGCTTCCCGTGTACACGGTCAATTTCTCGAACCACACCGGTTACGGCGCATGGCGCGGGCCGATGATCGATCCGAGCGACGTCGCCGACGTCATCACGGGGATCGAGGAGCGCGGTGCCTTCGCACAGGTCGACGCGATCCTGTCGGGCTATCAGGGCGGCGAGGGCATCGGCGATGTCATCATCGACGCCGTCGCGCGAGTGAAGGCCGCGAATCCGAACGCGCTCTACGCGTGCGACCCGGTCATGGGCAATGCGAAATCCGGATGCTTCGTCGCGCCGGCGATCCCCGAGCTTCTGCGCGAGCGCGTCGTACCCGTCGCCGACATCATCACGCCGAACCAGTTCGAGCTGGGCTTCCTCACCGGCACCGATCCCGACACCCTCGAGTCGACCCTCGCATCGGTCGATGCCGCGCGCGCGATGGGCCCGTCGACGGTGCTCGTCACGAGCGTCGAGCGGCCCGACCGTGAAGAGGGCACGATCGAGATGCTCGCGGCCGACGATGCCGGAGCCTGGATCGTACAGACGCCCTTCCTGCCGATGAAGGCCAATGGCTCGGGCGACGTGACTGCGGCACTGTTCACGGCCCACTATGTCTCCACGGGCAGCGCGAAGGTCGCTCTCGAGCGCACCGCGTCGAGCGTATTCGACCTGCTGCAATTGACGCTGGATTCGGGCGACCGCGAGCTGCAGCTCATCGAGGCGCAGGAGTCCTACGCGCACCCGAAGATGCAGTTCAGCGCGCGTCAGGTGCGCTGAGCGGATATCCCGCGGGTCGTTGAGCGAGCGCAGCGAGTCGAAGCCTCAGTTCCTGGGCCCAGCCCCGCGGGTCGTTGAGCGAGCGCAGCGAGACGAAACGGGTTGAGCGAGCGCAGCGAGTCGAAGCCTCAGCGAGCCCAGCGTGACATCCCGCGGGTCGTTGAGCGAGCGCAGCGAGACGAAACGGGTTGAGCGAGCGCAGCGAGTCGAAGCCTCATCCCTGAGGCCAGGCGTGCGCCACGGCCTCGCGCACCTGTCCGAGCAACTGCGGCAGCGCCTTTGTCTTGGCGATGATCGGGAAGAAGTTCGAATCCGATTTCCAGCGCGGCACGATGTGCTGATGCAGGTGTCCGTCGACGCCGGCGCCGGCGACCGCGCCCTGGTTCATGCCCAGGTTGAATCCGTCGCAGTTCGACACCTCACGAAGCACGCGCATGCCGGTCTGCGTCAGGGCGCCGATCTCGGCGACCTCTTCCGCCGTCGCCTGGTCGTACGTCGCGATGTGGCGGTACGGGCACACGAGCAGGTGCCCCGAGTTGTACGGGAACAGGTTCAGCAGCACGTAGGCAGTCTCGCCGCGCGCGACGATGAGTCGCTCGGCATCCGGATGCTTCGGTGCCTCGCAGAACGGGCACTCGTCGCGCAGCGGTTCAGGACCCGCTTGGATGTACGCCAGCCGGTGCGGGGTCCACAGCCGCTGGAACTCATCGGGGATGCCGGCGAGGTGCCCGGCATCCTCCGCGCCCACGCCGGACGCCTCGGTCTCCGACGCGGCGTCGGTGAACGATGGGTCCGGCGTCGTTGTCACGCCAGATCCTCCACTGTGTGCACGAGCGCGTGGGTGTCGATCGCCGCACGGATGCGAGCCACGGCATCCGCGATCGGCACGCCGTTCTCCTGCGTACCGTCACGGAAGCGGAACGAGACGGTGCCGGCATCCCGGTCCTTCTCCCCCGCGATGAGGATCAGCGGCACCTTGCCCGTGGTGTGGGTGCGGATCTTCTTCTGCATCCGGTCATCCGACACGTCGAGTTCGGCGCGCACGCCGCCGTCGCGCAACGTCGTGACGATCTCGCCGAGGTAGTCGGCGAAGTCATCTGCAACCGGGATGCCGACGACCTGCACCGGGGACAGCCACACCGGGAAGTCACCGGCGTAATGCTCGAGCAGGATGGCGAAGAAGCGCTCGATCGAACCGAACAGCGCGCGGTGGATCATGATCGGGCGCTTCTTCTGCCCGTCCTTGTCCATGAACTCGAGGTCGAAGCGCTCTGGGAGGTTCGGGTCGACCTGCACCGTTGACAGCTGCCACGTGCGGCCGATCGCATCGCGCGTCTTCAGGTCGATCTTGGGGCCGTAGAAAGCGGCCTCGCCGGGTACTTCGGTGAGCTTGAGACCGGATGCCACGGCGACGCGCCGCAACGCATCCGTCGAAGACTCCCAGAACTCGTCCGAGCCGATCCACTTCGCCTTCTCGTCGTCTTTCATCGACAGCTCGAGCTCGAAATCGGTGAGCCCGAAGTCGCGGAGCATCGACAGGATGAATTCGAGGACCTTCGCGACCTCGTCCTCCAGCTGATCGGGGGTGACGAAGAGGTGCGAGTCGTCCTGGGTGAATCCGCGCACGCGGGTGAGCCCGTGCAGTGCGCCGGAGAGCTCATTGCGGTAAACGGTGCCGTTCTCCGCGAGGCGCAGGGGCAGGTCGCGGTAGCTGCGCGCACGCTCCTTGTAGATGAGGATGTGCATCGGGCAGTTCATGGGCTTCAGGTAGTAGTCCTGGCCCTGCTTGGTGATCTCGCCGTTCTCGTCGCGCTCCTCGTCCATCACGATCGGAGGGAACATGCCCTCCTTGTAGGTGACGAGGTGGTTCGAGGTGAGGAAGAGGTCTTCCTTGGAGATGTGCGGCGTGTACACGTAGGTGTAGCCGCCCTCGATGTGGCGCTTGCGTGCGTGCTGCTCCATCTCGCCGCGGATCATGCCGCCGCGAGGGTGCCAGACCGACAGACCCGAGCCGATCTCCTCGGGGAACGAGAAGAGGTCGAGTTCCTTGCCGAGGCGGCGGTGGTCGCGCTTGGCCGCTTCTTCGAGCCGGTGCTGGTAGGCGCGCAGTTCGTCCTTGGTCGGCCAAGCGGTGCCGTAGATGCGCTGCAGCTGCGGGTTCTTCTCACTGCCGCGCCAGTAGGCGGCGGCGATGCGGGTGAGGTCCCAGCCGTTGCCGATCATGCGCGTGCTGGGCAGGTGGGGGCCGCGGCAGAGGTCCTT includes these proteins:
- the pdxY gene encoding pyridoxal kinase PdxY, which codes for MKILSIQSAVAYGHVGNSAAVFPLQRIGVDVLPVYTVNFSNHTGYGAWRGPMIDPSDVADVITGIEERGAFAQVDAILSGYQGGEGIGDVIIDAVARVKAANPNALYACDPVMGNAKSGCFVAPAIPELLRERVVPVADIITPNQFELGFLTGTDPDTLESTLASVDAARAMGPSTVLVTSVERPDREEGTIEMLAADDAGAWIVQTPFLPMKANGSGDVTAALFTAHYVSTGSAKVALERTASSVFDLLQLTLDSGDRELQLIEAQESYAHPKMQFSARQVR
- a CDS encoding HIT family protein; protein product: MGAEDAGHLAGIPDEFQRLWTPHRLAYIQAGPEPLRDECPFCEAPKHPDAERLIVARGETAYVLLNLFPYNSGHLLVCPYRHIATYDQATAEEVAEIGALTQTGMRVLREVSNCDGFNLGMNQGAVAGAGVDGHLHQHIVPRWKSDSNFFPIIAKTKALPQLLGQVREAVAHAWPQG
- the thrS gene encoding threonine--tRNA ligase, translated to MRVNGDLKDLATTVTTTDEVEPVTIDSEDGLAILRHSTAHVLAQAVQRINPQANLGIGPPVTDGFYYDFGVETPFTPEDVKAISKEMQRIVREGQRFVRRVVTDDEARAELANEPFKLELIGLKGGNKEAAEGASVEVGAGELTIYDNTTKDGEVAWKDLCRGPHLPSTRMIGNGWDLTRIAAAYWRGSEKNPQLQRIYGTAWPTKDELRAYQHRLEEAAKRDHRRLGKELDLFSFPEEIGSGLSVWHPRGGMIRGEMEQHARKRHIEGGYTYVYTPHISKEDLFLTSNHLVTYKEGMFPPIVMDEERDENGEITKQGQDYYLKPMNCPMHILIYKERARSYRDLPLRLAENGTVYRNELSGALHGLTRVRGFTQDDSHLFVTPDQLEDEVAKVLEFILSMLRDFGLTDFELELSMKDDEKAKWIGSDEFWESSTDALRRVAVASGLKLTEVPGEAAFYGPKIDLKTRDAIGRTWQLSTVQVDPNLPERFDLEFMDKDGQKKRPIMIHRALFGSIERFFAILLEHYAGDFPVWLSPVQVVGIPVADDFADYLGEIVTTLRDGGVRAELDVSDDRMQKKIRTHTTGKVPLILIAGEKDRDAGTVSFRFRDGTQENGVPIADAVARIRAAIDTHALVHTVEDLA